The window taacAGCAAACTTCGAACTCTTTTGCCTGAAAACCCTTTTTGCCAAAGACCctcatcatttatttaattagatGTGATCTTGATTCAGCtctgttgtcacactgaacaaaACCTGTAATGCTGTATgtctttatgtgtttttttttcagtccaagaGCAGTCTAGATCAGATGGAGAGCCAGTCAGCTGATGCAgagcctccacctcctccaaagcCGGAGCTTCGTTACCCTGGCCTGCCCCGTGCCGACACGGAGGGTAAGAAGCACACAAATACATTCGCACACTTGGGTAGTGGCAGATATATCACTAAATGTGTCAACATCTGAGTGTTGGGACACCAGGTAATGCTCAGGTACTTTCCTACTTGCaaacagctgaatgttttcaaatcaCAAATTTCAAATGTCACTTCTGGTTTCTTGCCACTCAGAGAGCAGCTTGTTGACTGAAGCTCCTCCTACGCCATCAATGTACAAGTACCGACCAGCCTACAACAGCCCGGGAAGGAACCACACTGCCCTCACACACCCCAACAAGGTACGTATGAACTTCGACTTGGACAGAGCTCAAGGTATTGAGTGTAAACAATTCACATAACATCATGTAGATGATGTATATTAAGAGTATAAACAAACTATTAACATAGTAACCTTGTTTTAGCATaaatttcatgtgtttttccttATTTCACTAAAAAGAAGTGAAGTGAACAGAACAATATCCCATGGATTACTGTAACAGATGGTCTGGTGGCTGACATGCCCGGCCCCTTCTAATTTACTTTGTGGTTAATACCATTcccctctttttgtttttttacactaatTGATCATTCAGTGGCCATCGGTCGATCAGTAAGTCTCAGCTagtgtcatctgtgtgtgtgtgtgtatcccttttggctctctgtgtgtttgagtgaatctatcctttcccccccccccccccccccccccccccgagacTGCATTGACTGGAATGTGTAgttcatgtactgtatgtatttgtatttccATTTAAGTGTTGATACACACAGTCTTTGACATGCAGTGTCAGTGCTTGTTCAAGCCAGTCAATGTCTCCAGTCCAGTAGTGTGATGATGGAGTAGAGCACCGGTCAAGCATCTAATTTCTCCCCACAcctctttattttctgttacaATCTGTAGAAGAACTGTTGTTTTTGGTGCTGTTATCTATTCTTTGGGGAAcattgtgattttcatctttcttctctcctcttcgctcctgcttcatcttcatcacactttcctcctcttctcctctgctctgccttTGGTCTGTTGCCTtcccctttcctctcctcagGTGATCCGTGGGGAGAGTCTTgactctccttctccctccatcctccagtCCAGCCGTCAGCCTAGCTACCGCTCGGAGCCGAGCAGCCTGGATGGGGCCACAGTGGTGGGGGGAGGTGTAGGGGCGCgtagagggggaggggagaggggtgAGGGCCCCGGAGGCCCTAGCGGGACTGCTGTGGGGTTGTCTGGGGGCATGTCGGGTTACTCCCTGACTGGGCGCTCCTACACCTCCTACCCATCCTCTCTGGTTTTGTCCACTGGCGGCTCACGCTCCTCCAGCTTGCGCTCAGCGCACACGGCACATAATCCGCTGGCCACGCTCCAATCGGAGGGCACCACAGACACCAGCTACAAAAGCCTGGCCAATCAGACGCCTCGGAATGGCAGTCTGTCCTATGACAGCCTGCTGACGCCATCCGAGAGCCCAGAGTTTGAGTCAGCCGCCCACGAGCTGTCGCCGCAGAAGCCTCATGCTCTGTCTCCCTCAGCGACCATAACAGGCCAGCCGGAGGTGATGTCACCCAGTACCCGGTTGCAGGGCTACACGTCGCCCTTCCTCTCAGCTCAGATTGCCCAGCAGAGGGAGGGGCAGCTGCTCCAGGGCTCTGCCACTTTCTCCTCCCCCCACAGGGCCTACCTGCGTGCTGTCAGtccgccccctccctcctctgggccGCCTGAGATCCAGCAccttctccatcataaccagGACTCTTCTTCCCGAGCCACTCGTAAcccttcctcctcatcctcttccccTGGGGTCCGCTCACTAGAGCCCCCTGTCTCCCCGCCACCTCGTGGCCTCTCCCTCGGCAAGTCCCAGTCTTATACTGGGGAGGCGGGGCAACAGCACAAACCTCGGCCAGCAGGAGGAAGCACTGTGCTGGGAGGGGGAGGAGCCGGAGGAGGGCAACAGGCTCCACAGTGAGTAGTGATCCTTCTCCAGATCCGTCAGCCTGCTACTCTTCCTCCTtgttctccttttcctcctaaacctcttcttcttcctccctggtTTGTGtcagccctcctcttcctccctgaTCTGTGTGAgtcttccttttcctcctttctggaTTACAGCCAGTCTTTGCTTGTTAAGTGTTCAACAGTGTGAATGGAAGTTGTTGGTTCACCTGGTGGAATGTCTGCATTAGTGATAAGAGCATGCCAGTACATGTTTAGCTGTGACTGCATGTTTAACCATGCTGCTATTTACTTCTGTCCTGTAGCCTTGTCTTTTTTGTACTCACTAAGTTTAGTTACCGAATGCCTTACAATATCAATGGTAgagaaacatttttgtgtttgtgcttgtttgttgttattttttaagtAGAACCACTCACCTCCACATCCATTTATCCTCTGTCCTCATCCCTCactcccctccccttcctgaTGAATGTCCAATCAGATCCACCTCTCGCCCAGTCTTGGCCAATCACACCACATCCAAACCAGGGGGCGGGGTGAAGAAGGTGACAGGCGTTGGAGGGACCACTTACGAGATATCGGTTTGAGTGACAGACATCCTTCAGGGTCTCTCACAAGGAGCTGGAGTGAGGAAAGTCACTGGACTACTTCGACCTAAGCTGGATATTATTCATGACTGCAGGCCCCTGAAAAACAGACGGTTCTCCGCTGCAGCAGACTAAAGGAGCAGGCTGTACTTACTTTGTTATCTTTGTAACGCCACTGGCCACTCTTCTCTGTAAGCCTTTCAGATATGAACAACGAGTTAAATGGGACACTGGTTTATTTTTCACAGGATCGATTCGTCTCTGTTTAGCCACTTTGTGAGCCTTAGGCTGATGTGACTGTATCATCACGGCCGGGTACAGATATGTCTAAAGAACACGCATAGCTATTCAGTGATttgctgttttactttggtACATTAGCACACAGAGTATTGACCACCGTGTCCAACACTTGAGGAAAGGATGGCCTTTATAGGGAGGATTCAGGACCGTTGACCAATCGAAACgtcgtcttctcctctgtctgatCGGACCACGCAACCTGTATATCGATAAAGAGTCATGGAGAGAAGAGTCCAACCTATAAACACAGTATCATTTTAGttttataaatctttttttttttaaatattgttttatataaatgtgtaaaatcttGCAGATTATTATTGGGTCAGATTGTCAGGTATTGCAGGTATTTGACTATTGATGAGGGTGGCAGATGTACTGTGTGTAATTATTCATGAAAGCGATTTCTAATCAGTTGCCTGTTTATATTTAATGGCTGCATCAGCCACTCATGAGCTCTTGCTGGAATTGACATCGTCCAAAGAGAATGATGACCCTTTGGTGGACAGCTGAAGTGGCAAAATGATTGagcttaattttcttttttgaaagcCACAAAGAAATTCTGAATCACGATTGCAGCACAAGCATCTTTGTGGAATGTACGCTTGTAATGTTTATGCTAGAGACATTATGCAAAATCTGTTTGTAGCTTTAAGATCATTgtcttttttggtgttttttttttttatttcttttcttcttttctgtaaTGTTTTGTCTGTGATTCAATCAAGATGCTAGCAGAACCTTTAACCGATGGCCAGCCAGATAGGGGAAACGAGGGGAAGGGCTTATTTATTTCACCAGACAAGACAACCTTGTAGTTTTGGACACAATTTCAAACCAGTTTCTCTACAAgtatgttctttttctttttatgagaAAAGAAgtacaaatattttttatgaaaaaaaaaaagaagctacaAATGAAATTGTGAATGCAGATATGCCACTGAATAGACTTTTAAGGAGGGACTGGTTTGCAATTTCTGCCTTGAACCCATTCATAGCGAAGCAagcgcatttttttttctattggtTTTTACTTTTACACGTTTCTGAGAAAAAATGTTGGGCagattagattttattttgattgagtttaaaaaaaacttctgtaaaggtacaattttttttttttatcacagccatgttgagaaaggaaaaaatagaGGAAGGGAAGTGCGTGTTGGAGTTTGTGTCTTTCAGGAACAGGCATTAGagtaaagtttttatttattttattttcttctatcAAGGCCCACAGTAGTATTTGCAGTAGAATGTCAAAGCTGGCTGAATGTAGCACGTCTTTGGGGGAAAGTACACGCTTGAAGCACGCAAGTATCATCCCTCAACCCAAACGACTGTGTTGCGAGTTTTCAACCCTCCCAGGCTATGTCTTTGGTGTgcatgtggttttttttttgtttgtcgtGCTGATTGCGTCACTGGCGTGTACACTTGTGAGTTTACCAACCGGTTCATGTGTGGGTGGTATCAAGAAAAGAATCACTAATGGCACAAGCAGCCGTCGTACAGAGATAAAGACAACCTGTGTATTACTTTTCTTCCTGCTCTGACCGAGGACGATGAACAATTTGAAACTATGTGGGTATAGTCGTATACTTCTGTGTGAGATAAAATATCGCTATTGTGGGCTGTGATGAATGGAACGAGTTTCACAAATATCTGTAACGAGTACATTAAAGACATTTCCAAAATGGCCTTATaaagaatttttaaaaagatgtctTCAGAATAAAAGGTCAAACTGATGAAAAACTGAAAGCATCCTGAATCTTAattttacacccttttttatttcatttcagctgtgattttttaaaactttgtttTGACATACGAGACATCAGTAAACACTGTGGTTGCAAAATACAGGCAGCAAAGATTACAAGCAGTAATGAGATGTTGCTGAAAgtagcaaaaaagaaaaaagatcattacaaaaaaaggcattttcTTAAATAACTTAAGGTCTGTAATAAAATGTCCAAATCAATGCTCATCTGCATCATACCCAGTCACACCAGGAAAATGTGGTCCAGCTTTTTTGGGTATTTAACTGCCACAGTAAAGACTTCACGTAGACATGACATCTAGCGGTGGTTGAATCTATTTTCCTCTCCATTCCATTGTATTATGGACTTCTTTAATAACTTAAGGCATGGCAATTTTAGTAGAAAACGAACAACTTCATGCAGCCCTTCTCTGTACCATCCTCACTGGTCTTTCTTGCTCTCTGTGGGCTGCTCAGGACTGAGCTCGTCGATGCCCTCCTCTGGCTTAGAGCCgttctgctcctcttctttcAACTCTCGGCCTTTGTTCAGCTTCTTCGACTTCTGGAAGAGCTCGTTGAGGTTAAACTCTCGGATGATGTTCTCCTAGGGGAGAAATATGCTTCATATTAGCatatatgtgtgcatgtgaggcCGTTTCAAGCAACAACCCACTCCGTACATAAcaccatgtgtttgtttaagaTGGACTTACATCGTTGAAGGTCCAAGATACAGCTCTCCCTTTATTGTCCACCATGGGACGTCTCATAAGTTCCCGCCCGCCTTGGAAAAGCACTAGCGAGGGCAGCTGCTTTGCCAGAGGAGAGGTACTGACCTTGTACCTGTTCAGAGATAATTAACAGGACAGTCAGTTTCAGTGGTACCAAAAtaagcacaaacaaacaaacaaacttgtGGCATTTAAGCTATAGCTAAAGGAGAAAAGGACTGACCTCTGTGAAACCTCTCCATAGCGACCGATGTCCACCTTCCCAAACCTGAGTCCAGCACAGTTGTACCTGCAGAAAGTGGAGGAAGATGCACCAACACATTAAGCACCTCGAGTCAACACTGCAGTCATATTCAGTAAATAAGCATTTGACTTCTGCAGAACTGTAGCACAACGGTTTAATCGAACAACGAGATTACGACtacttaattttaaaaaaatccaatgCATCTTATTACgatcaaaaactaaaaaacttttaaaatgcaCAATTTAGACAGAAATGCTGAATGCTGAATGCTCTTGTCGAATCAAGACATATTTCGTTTTTAAAAGTAGTGTTTAACAAAGTAAATAGACACCATGGTTGCTCATTTGTATGAAGGCATGCTGATTTGCAGGCTTAAATCAAAAATTCCTTAAGTAGCTCAGCCGATCACAACTATATCTGCTTTACCAGAAGCAACTAATTTAAATGAGTGAGACGGACATTATCTTTATTACTGGAAGGCCTGTATTAACTTTTCTCTTACTTGAGAGAAAGGTCGGCAAAGACGGGAGCAAACGACTGGCAATCGGAGGACCAGTTGGCGTAGAATTCAACAATCCAGGTGACACGACTGTctttctgcagctcctcctaATTACTCaataacacaacatcacattAGAACAAGTGACACAGGTGTAGATCTCCATCATTCACATCCACTCATATACAGGACTGGGGCACCATCAATTTGAGAGATCAAATGTTTAAACACTTGTCTGACATTCAGTTAATATAATGTTCATGTTTAAAGG of the Sparus aurata chromosome 18, fSpaAur1.1, whole genome shotgun sequence genome contains:
- the zdhhc5b gene encoding palmitoyltransferase ZDHHC5-B isoform X1, with protein sequence MPGFSSGGVGGGVGGPASAPPRPFRPSRYVPVSAATTFLVGSTTLFFCFTCPWLSENISSVIPIYIAVIFLFTLANFCMATFMDPGVFPRAEEDEDKEDDFRAPLYKTVEIKGIQVRMKWCSTCRFYRPPRCSHCSVCDNCVEDFDHHCPWVNNCIGRRNYRHFFLFLLSLTTHIMNVFGFGLVFVLHHRQDLNTPQAAVTMAVMCVAGLFFVPVAGLTGFHIVLVARGRTTNEQVTGKFRGGVNPFTNGCLRNISHVLCSSQAPRYMGRWRSPQAMEVQPPFLRPPLTEAQLEAKVLDNGIQNDRHSTRSKSSLDQMESQSADAEPPPPPKPELRYPGLPRADTEESSLLTEAPPTPSMYKYRPAYNSPGRNHTALTHPNKVIRGESLDSPSPSILQSSRQPSYRSEPSSLDGATVVGGGVGARRGGGERGEGPGGPSGTAVGLSGGMSGYSLTGRSYTSYPSSLVLSTGGSRSSSLRSAHTAHNPLATLQSEGTTDTSYKSLANQTPRNGSLSYDSLLTPSESPEFESAAHELSPQKPHALSPSATITGQPEVMSPSTRLQGYTSPFLSAQIAQQREGQLLQGSATFSSPHRAYLRAVSPPPPSSGPPEIQHLLHHNQDSSSRATRNPSSSSSSPGVRSLEPPVSPPPRGLSLGKSQSYTGEAGQQHKPRPAGGSTVLGGGGAGGGQQAPQSTSRPVLANHTTSKPGGGVKKVTGVGGTTYEISV
- the zdhhc5b gene encoding palmitoyltransferase ZDHHC5-B isoform X2 yields the protein MPGFSSGGVGGGVGGPASAPPRPFRPSRYVPVSAATTFLVGSTTLFFCFTCPWLSENISSVIPIYIAVIFLFTLANFCMATFMDPGVFPRAEEDEDKEDDFRAPLYKTVEIKGIQVRMKWCSTCRFYRPPRCSHCSVCDNCVEDFDHHCPWVNNCIGRRNYRHFFLFLLSLTTHIMNVFGFGLVFVLHHRQDLNTPQAAVTMAVMCVAGLFFVPVAGLTGFHIVLVARGRTTNEQVTGKFRGGVNPFTNGCLRNISHVLCSSQAPRYMGRWRSPQAMEVQPPFLRPPLTEAQLEAKVLDNGIQNDRHSTRSKSSLDQMESQSADAEPPPPPKPELRYPGLPRADTEESSLLTEAPPTPSMYKYRPAYNSPGRNHTALTHPNKVIRGESLDSPSPSILQSSRQPSYRSEPSSLDGATVVGGGVGARRGGGERGEGPGGPSGTAVGLSGGMSGYSLTGRSYTSYPSSLVLSTGGSRSSSLRSAHTAHNPLATLQSEGTTDTSYKSLANQTPRNGSLSYDSLLTPSESPEFESAAHELSPQKPHALSPSATITGQPEVMSPSTRLQGYTSPFLSAQIAQQREGQLLQGSATFSSPHRAYLRAVSPPPPSSGPPEIQHLLHHNQDSSSRATRNPSSSSSSPGVRSLEPPVSPPPRGLSLGKSQSYTGEAGQQHKPRPAGGSTVLGGGGAGGGQQAPHPPLPP
- the tmx2a gene encoding thioredoxin-related transmembrane protein 2-A translates to MGLITGLCTFLFHLPQIYKWLLRPYYITSFLMTIAFLVVRKAPGLCEHLATQREDGNSCDFDWREVEILMFLSAIVMMKNRRAITLEQHIGNLFMFSKVANVILFFRLDIRLGILYVSLCIAFLMTCKPPLYMGPEYIKYFSDTTIDEELQKDSRVTWIVEFYANWSSDCQSFAPVFADLSLKYNCAGLRFGKVDIGRYGEVSQRYKVSTSPLAKQLPSLVLFQGGRELMRRPMVDNKGRAVSWTFNDENIIREFNLNELFQKSKKLNKGRELKEEEQNGSKPEEGIDELSPEQPTESKKDQ